The following coding sequences are from one Deltaproteobacteria bacterium window:
- a CDS encoding type IV secretion system DNA-binding domain-containing protein, whose product MNDQNYSTLALIPVCLISLWLYEGFQNLTGIDRALVILISTGLLIFGILLALQFLSPWGKTNRKRLEQIKEIPESLLLPSENSIVMGRDCEMDESIYLPDKIRTRHIHILGATGSGKTESVILNFLRQDVQRGLGSIIMDAKGDTSFLNELYNWVPVDRLRVFDLTDENSTGYDPLQSGSPLEAAQRLFSSLTWSEEYYKSKALSSLQRVFQRYYELNGKNPNLIDISEILETPNSFSHYVNSGDFPQALAVKDFQDLSGLRDQVKSLTLGHLKKILSPIGESKINLSDSESGSVIYYRLQSLMSPQIVGIVGKLLINHLNFLAGTAHRERGQAKPRKLVPVYLDEFATFACPEFADLISKARSAGFALHFSHQSIGDVMEVSKGFLNRITDNAATKIVLRINDPDSAEFLSRCFGTKDIQKTTQRITNAKDIDSAEVIGEGTTRDAHQFRASPDLLKTLPTGVGAVLIAHGIETPHGASSVFKIRFPELRNS is encoded by the coding sequence ATGAACGATCAAAATTATTCTACTCTTGCGCTTATTCCGGTTTGCCTTATTAGTCTCTGGCTTTACGAAGGCTTTCAGAATCTTACTGGGATTGATCGTGCTCTGGTTATTTTAATAAGCACAGGGCTGTTGATTTTCGGAATTCTTCTAGCGCTTCAATTTCTTTCACCTTGGGGTAAGACAAATAGAAAGCGACTGGAGCAAATTAAGGAAATTCCAGAAAGTCTGTTGCTCCCATCAGAAAATTCAATCGTAATGGGCCGAGATTGCGAAATGGATGAAAGTATTTATCTTCCTGATAAAATAAGAACCAGACACATTCATATTTTAGGTGCAACGGGATCAGGAAAAACTGAAAGTGTTATTCTGAACTTTCTAAGACAAGATGTTCAGCGCGGCTTAGGTAGCATTATTATGGACGCTAAAGGTGATACTTCATTTTTGAACGAACTCTACAATTGGGTTCCAGTAGATAGACTTCGTGTTTTTGATCTGACAGATGAAAATTCTACTGGATATGATCCACTTCAGTCGGGATCTCCGCTAGAGGCAGCCCAACGTCTTTTTTCTTCACTCACATGGAGTGAAGAATACTATAAATCAAAAGCTTTATCGTCACTTCAAAGAGTCTTTCAACGATATTATGAACTTAATGGTAAAAATCCAAATCTTATAGATATTTCAGAAATTCTTGAAACTCCAAATTCATTTTCACATTACGTCAATAGTGGGGATTTTCCACAGGCTTTAGCTGTTAAGGATTTTCAGGATTTGTCGGGACTACGCGATCAAGTTAAATCACTTACACTTGGCCATTTAAAAAAGATTCTTTCTCCAATCGGTGAATCAAAGATAAATCTATCAGATTCTGAATCGGGATCGGTAATTTATTATAGATTACAAAGTCTCATGTCACCCCAAATCGTCGGGATTGTCGGAAAACTTCTTATTAACCATTTAAATTTTTTGGCCGGAACAGCGCATAGGGAACGAGGACAGGCAAAACCAAGAAAACTCGTTCCAGTCTATCTTGACGAGTTTGCGACTTTTGCCTGTCCTGAATTTGCAGATCTGATTTCAAAAGCAAGATCCGCAGGATTTGCTCTTCATTTTTCTCATCAAAGTATTGGTGATGTAATGGAAGTATCAAAAGGATTCTTAAATCGCATCACGGACAATGCGGCGACAAAAATAGTTTTGCGAATAAATGATCCTGATTCAGCCGAGTTTTTATCTCGGTGTTTTGGAACGAAGGATATTCAGAAAACTACACAACGAATCACTAATGCAAAGGACATTGATTCCGCAGAGGTGATCGGGGAGGGGACCACAAGAGATGCTCATCAATTTCGAGCGTCACCGGACTTGTTGAAGACGTTACCGACCGGGGTGGGGGCTGTTTTGATAGCACATGGGATTGAGACTCCGCATGGGGCTTCAAGTGTGTTTAAGATCCGGTTTCCGGAACTACGCAATAGCTAA
- a CDS encoding helix-turn-helix domain-containing protein yields MTQVSREEEGNGNVEKNEVNSDARSNLFFENLEWLSTAEAAIYLRKFSPRGHPSVNAVHKLVSQGKIKRRKFSGKLFFKRKELAYLIECSQA; encoded by the coding sequence ATGACACAGGTAAGTAGAGAAGAAGAAGGGAATGGAAACGTGGAAAAAAACGAGGTAAATTCAGATGCAAGAAGTAATTTGTTCTTTGAAAATTTGGAGTGGTTATCTACAGCGGAAGCAGCAATATACTTAAGAAAATTTAGTCCAAGAGGGCACCCATCGGTGAATGCAGTTCACAAGTTGGTATCCCAAGGAAAAATTAAAAGACGAAAATTTTCAGGTAAGTTGTTTTTCAAAAGAAAAGAGCTTGCTTACCTTATTGAATGCTCTCAGGCATAA
- a CDS encoding site-specific integrase, with product MQRGFKSRKEAEKEERFQLVQITSEIARLESQGCSWESIIDRWSQFNELYPSSRIMKTTVWEYANLARKWTQSWLKRPASEITRGEGRLLLNQVADLGNTSAYQKKLKSVINLIYLWGIDERLIVGPHHSPVFGVDTTKKEQEKLPEILTHEQIKTLLREAKDRQHPWYPIWAVSVLTGCRNGEVFGLRHEDVELVSLEEASRQKTLPPHERNFGLIRLTRSWNKRLKKYGPLKARYWRNVPVSSELYMILMELKQQNFGSDEHGQFFLPRFSTWKEGYQAKVLRAFCREIGIPTVRFHTLRACFATHLISRGVPSTTVMKICGWRDLKTAERYIRLAGVDERGATEGLDFIPNDQGIMEKVVNLYV from the coding sequence ATGCAGCGAGGTTTTAAATCCAGAAAAGAAGCTGAAAAAGAAGAGCGATTTCAACTTGTGCAAATCACATCTGAAATCGCACGGCTTGAATCTCAAGGATGTTCGTGGGAAAGCATTATCGACCGATGGTCACAGTTCAATGAGCTTTATCCATCGTCTCGAATTATGAAAACTACGGTTTGGGAATACGCAAATCTGGCTCGCAAGTGGACGCAATCGTGGCTCAAGCGGCCAGCATCAGAGATTACTCGTGGAGAGGGTCGCTTGCTATTGAATCAAGTTGCGGATCTTGGGAATACGTCGGCCTATCAGAAAAAGCTAAAAAGCGTTATCAACCTAATTTATCTTTGGGGTATTGATGAGCGACTGATTGTCGGTCCTCATCATAGTCCAGTGTTTGGGGTTGATACGACGAAGAAAGAGCAAGAGAAGCTGCCAGAGATTTTAACTCACGAGCAGATTAAAACTCTTCTTCGTGAAGCGAAAGATAGGCAGCACCCTTGGTATCCGATATGGGCGGTCTCGGTCTTAACAGGCTGTCGCAACGGTGAAGTGTTCGGCCTACGGCATGAGGATGTGGAGTTGGTTTCTTTAGAAGAAGCCAGTCGACAAAAAACTCTGCCGCCGCATGAAAGAAATTTTGGTCTGATTCGTCTGACAAGATCCTGGAACAAGCGTCTAAAAAAGTATGGCCCGTTGAAGGCTAGATACTGGCGAAATGTTCCTGTGTCGAGTGAGCTTTACATGATATTGATGGAGTTGAAGCAACAAAACTTTGGCTCTGACGAACATGGACAGTTTTTTCTTCCTCGCTTTTCAACTTGGAAGGAAGGCTATCAGGCAAAAGTTCTTCGGGCGTTTTGCCGTGAAATCGGCATCCCAACGGTTCGCTTTCATACGTTAAGAGCTTGTTTTGCGACGCATCTGATATCGCGCGGAGTTCCTTCAACAACAGTAATGAAAATCTGTGGATGGAGGGATTTAAAAACGGCTGAACGATATATTCGATTAGCTGGCGTGGATGAAAGAGGCGCAACGGAAGGGCTTGATTTCATACCGAATGATCAGGGGATCATGGAGAAGGTCGTAAATCTTTATGTGTAG